One window of the uncultured Fibrobacter sp. genome contains the following:
- a CDS encoding metallophosphoesterase family protein, producing MLYGICSDIHSNLAAFEAVLQSMEDNHVERTVCLGDLVGYGADPNECVELAKVNMDICLIGNHDSVAIKHESSLGFNPFAKQAIEWTQRALSVDSVAYIRSLPYIHEENDICFVHASPLSPADWVYVTELEDALDAFENFSGRYCFVGHTHSPIIVASRSLAIPKVLDEYEYVIADTERLLVNVGSVGQPRDRDPRACWCLLDTETKCVRLIRVDYDISRTQESMRKAGMPSFLIDRLSVGR from the coding sequence ATGCTTTACGGAATATGTTCTGACATCCATTCCAACCTCGCTGCGTTCGAAGCCGTGCTGCAGTCCATGGAGGACAACCATGTCGAAAGGACGGTTTGTCTAGGCGATCTGGTTGGGTATGGAGCCGACCCTAACGAATGTGTTGAACTGGCCAAAGTGAATATGGATATTTGCTTGATAGGGAATCACGACAGCGTGGCTATCAAGCACGAGTCTAGCTTGGGGTTCAACCCCTTTGCCAAGCAGGCTATCGAGTGGACGCAGCGGGCCTTGTCCGTAGATTCTGTCGCGTACATCCGCTCGTTGCCCTATATTCACGAAGAAAACGATATTTGCTTTGTGCATGCCTCGCCGTTGAGCCCGGCAGACTGGGTTTACGTGACCGAACTGGAAGACGCGCTGGATGCGTTCGAGAATTTTTCCGGACGTTACTGCTTTGTCGGCCACACGCACAGTCCGATTATCGTGGCGAGCCGTTCGCTGGCGATTCCCAAGGTGCTGGACGAATACGAGTACGTGATTGCCGATACGGAGCGCCTGTTGGTGAACGTGGGCAGTGTGGGCCAGCCCCGCGACCGCGATCCGCGTGCCTGCTGGTGCCTGCTCGATACAGAGACCAAGTGCGTGCGCCTGATCCGAGTGGATTACGACATCTCCAGGACGCAGGAAAGCATGCGCAAAGCCGGAATGCCGAGTTTTTTGATAGATAGACTGAGTGTGGGAAGGTAA
- a CDS encoding 23S rRNA (pseudouridine(1915)-N(3))-methyltransferase RlmH translates to MKWVLAVFGKAGSPFIADEVEKYVKRLRGGMFPLEVVELKESKLDDRVQSLAQEAALFEKKFPKSEYRRVILSEEGKLMDTVKLSDTLRDRFPGNIVFLIGSAYGIDENLKKTADLLLSLSPLTFTHDHARVLFAEQLYRVQMVMQNHPYHHR, encoded by the coding sequence ATGAAATGGGTTCTCGCAGTTTTTGGTAAGGCTGGCTCGCCGTTCATCGCGGACGAGGTGGAAAAGTATGTGAAGCGCCTGCGTGGCGGCATGTTCCCGCTCGAGGTCGTGGAACTCAAGGAATCGAAGCTCGATGACCGCGTGCAGTCGCTTGCTCAGGAAGCTGCGCTCTTCGAAAAAAAATTCCCCAAATCGGAGTATCGTCGCGTTATTTTGTCCGAAGAGGGCAAACTTATGGATACGGTGAAACTTTCCGATACCTTGCGCGACCGTTTTCCGGGAAATATCGTGTTTTTGATTGGGTCGGCTTACGGTATTGACGAAAATTTGAAAAAGACTGCGGACTTGTTGCTTTCACTTTCTCCGCTCACATTTACCCACGACCATGCCCGCGTACTTTTTGCCGAACAGCTCTACCGCGTGCAGATGGTCATGCAGAACCACCCGTATCATCATAGATGA